A stretch of the Equus quagga isolate Etosha38 chromosome 9, UCLA_HA_Equagga_1.0, whole genome shotgun sequence genome encodes the following:
- the LOC124245210 gene encoding legumin J-like: MDNSAFEMHGDATQGVLSVGKMNTVSGMEKKRQWSLMSVFLVCLLACTITTAVGVLILSLVYINNSQPRSEVPLEPEAWPLQATTIPIVQKAVDPKFQFLNHLPKSKVFEFPGGAIQWARYRSNVKDYLSLEEEAFGSSLNSQRSQMTLGTLRIKSNGLRAPHWHFNANEHGYLVQGSAWIGVVDDGGVVTTYNVTAGQVIFFPKNTLHWIKNVGNEDCFFLLFFSTHDELQTLDVDDVFFSTPEDIASRSLKPEGGINFIRTFHKQEEDQAVNLPPHLAELVMNASYAQSPDSLVWRYFYDLKGSKEYRFPGGIIQRAQYWRNASELSNNEKIFSEFLNQHQNALALSTLRIYNNGLRQPHFHFNANEMGYVISGCAKVGIINTQGTIEFDIHIGDVVFFPTGTQHYIKSTCDEDLLFILAFSTGDQLQTLDMDDYLQATADHILAQLFFKKQSEFKKIPKFKEDQAINLP; the protein is encoded by the exons GCACGGAGATGCAACGCAGGGTGTTTTGTCTGTAGGGAAGATGAACACTGTCTCTGGAATG GAAAAGAAGAGGCAGTGGTCATTGATGAGTGTTTTCCTGGTGTGTCTCTTGGCCTGCACCATTACCACAGCAGTAGGAGTCCTGATTCTCTCCTTGGTCTATATTAACAACTCTCAGCCCCGTTCAGAAGTTCCTTTAGAACCCGAAGCCTGGCCTCTGCAAGCAACAACAATTCCCATTGTGCAAAAGGCTGTTGATCCAAAATTCCAGTTTCTTAATCATCTACCTAAATCCAAG GTGTTTGAGTTCCCTGGTGGTGCAATTCAGTGGGCCCGGTACAGGAGCAATGTCAAAGACTATCTCAGCCTTGAAGAAGAGGCCTTTGGCAGCAGTTTGAACAGTCAGCGATCGCAGATGACTCTGGGGACCCTGAGAATAAAAAGCAATGGCCTCCGGGCCCCTCACTGGCACTTCAACGCTAACGAACATGGCTATCTTGTGCAG GGATCAGCGTGGATTGGAGTGGTTGATGATGGTGGTGTGGTTACCACGTACAATGTCACAGCTGGCCAAGTGATCTTCTTCCCTAAAAATACACTGCACTGGATAAAGAATGTGGGAAATGAAGACTGCTTTTTCTTACTCTTCTTTTCCACACACGATGAACTTCAGACCCTGGATGTtgatgatgtatttttttctacacCTGAGGACATTGCTTCCAGGTCACTTAAG CCTGAAGGTGGAATTAATTTCATTAGAACATTCCATAAGCAAGAAGAGGATCAGGCCGTCAACCTTCCTCCCCACCTGGCAGAACTGGTTATGAATGCTAGTTATGCACAGTCTCCAGACAGCCTTGTGTGGAGATACTTTTATGACCTTAAAG GTTCAAAAGAATATCGATTTCCAGGAGGAATAATACAACGAGCGCAATATTGGAGAAATGCAAGTGAACTAAGcaacaatgaaaaaatttttagtgAATTCCTGAATCAG catCAAAATGCACTCGCTTTGAGTACACTCAGAATTTATAACAACGGATTACGACAGCCACACTTTCATTTTAATGCAAATGAAATGGGATATGTAATAAGTGGATGTGCAAAG gTGGGCATTATTAATACTCAGGGTACCATAGAGTTTGACATTCACATTGGAGATGTGGTATTTTTCCCCACTGGAACCCAGCATTACATTAAGAGCACATGTGATGAGGATTTACTTTTCATTCTTGCCTTCAGCACTGGAGACCAG TTGCAAACCCTTGACATGGATGATTATCTGCAAGCCACGGCAGACCATATCCTGGCCCAGCTTTTCTTCAAGAAGCAAAGTGAATTTAAGAAGATCCCCAAATTCAAGGAGGACCAGGCAATCAACCTGCCTTAG